A window of the Triplophysa rosa linkage group LG23, Trosa_1v2, whole genome shotgun sequence genome harbors these coding sequences:
- the prdm14 gene encoding PR domain zinc finger protein 14, translating into MSVSLSTHPAVRDRSLPLYPSLPGAHYSDVLKSAHGIFHPLKSLGRMVTDTQTIMPFNFTGTPPFFSHNSHQTAVFHEQIINMSSMPYFQHVQPSQTAFSKHEDRSTGSLSMFSSPSSEKSSSVSSSPSKDSFIYLQATDLLPEHPRTYSFTEEDLFTVLYGYSKNQGQSFGHAISGLSFPPSTAGRNPLPTDAEAHELPEGLSILQTNCGSLSHYGVFADKSIIPKGTRFGPFQGKLVNTSEIKTYDDNTLMWEIFENGRLSHFVDGRGAPGNWMSLVKCARFPEEQNLIAVQTEGQIYYEACKEIQPGQELLVWYGDCYMQFLGIPLTLKVFIDDNEPLSTEDSGEGFKCDRCGKVFAYKYYRDKHLKYTRCVDQGDRKFPCHLCNRSFEKRDRLRIHILHVHEKHRPHKCSVCGKSFSQSSSLNKHMRVHSGERPYKCVYCNKAFTASSILRTHIRQHSGERPFKCKHCGKAFASHAAHDSHVRRTHTKDKPFSCDVCGITFQDAQELKHHTKTHKKRPVLENTVLPGDENKFFPTAKDPSHPQKQIIDPFSFSGMTTISSEYRPWN; encoded by the exons ATGTCGGTGTCTCTCTCCACTCACCCGGCAGTGAGAGACAGGAGTCTTCCGCTCTATCCGTCTCTCCCTGGCGCGCACTACTCGGACGTCCTAAAGAGCGCGCACGGCATCTTCCATCCGCTCAAGTCTCTGGGCCGCATGGTGACCGACACACAAACAATCATGCCGTTTAATTTTACAGGGACTCCGCCTTTTTTCAGCCACAACAGCCATCAGACTGCGGTATTCCATGAACAAATCATCAATATGTCCAGCATGCCGTATTTTCAGCATGTCCAGCCTTCACAAACCGCGTTCTCCAAACATGAGGATCGCAGCACTGGCTCATTGTCAATGTTCAGCAGTCCGTCCAGTGAAAAGTCTTCCTCGGTTTCATCTTCACCGTCTAAGGACAGTTTCATTTACCTGCAGGCCACAGATCTACTACCTGAACACCCTCGCACCTACAGTTTTACAGAGGAAGACCTCTTCACGGTCCTGTATGGATATTCCAAAAACCAGGGTCAAAGTTTTGGGCACGCGATCTCTGGATTATCATTTCCTCCCAGTACAG CTGGTCGAAATCCTCTTCCCACTGATGCTGAGGCGCATGAGCTCCCAGAag GGTTATCGATTCTCCAAACGAATTGTGGAAGCCTTTCCCATTACGGTGTATTTGCTGATAAAAGCATAATCCCAAAAGGCACAAGGTTTGGACCATTTCAGGGGAAACTAGTGAACACGAGTGAGATCAAAACCTACGATGACAACACGCTAATGTGGGAG ATTTTTGAGAATGGGCGCTTGAGTCACTTTGTGGATGGAAGAGGCGCTCCAGGGAATTGGATGTCCTTGGTGAAGTGTGCGCGCTTTCCAGAAGAGCAGAACCTGATTGCTGTGCAAACTGAAGGACAGATATACTACGAGGCCTGCAAAGAGATCCAACCCGGTCAGGAACTGCTGGTGTGGTACGGAGACTGTTATATGCAGTTTTTGGGCATTCCCCTCACCCTCAAAGTGTTTATTGATGATAACGAGCCGCTCTCAACTGAAG ATTCCGGAGAAGGTTTCAAGTGTGATCGCTGTGGTAAAGTCTTCGCTTATAAGTACTACAGGGACAAACACTTGAAATACACGCGCTGCGTGGATCAGGGCGACAGGAAATTTCCCTGCCACCTCTGCAACAGGTCTTTCGAGAAGAGAGACCGTCTCCGAATTCACATTCTCCACGTACACGAGAAACACAGACCACATAAG TGCTCCGTATGCGGCAAAAGTTTCTCGCAGTCCTCCAGTTTGAACAAACACATGCGCGTGCACTCAGGAGAGCGGCCTTACAAATGTGTTTACTGTAACAAG GCTTTCACGGCGTCCAGCATTCTCCGCACACACATCAGGCAGCACTCCGGTGAGCGGCCGTTCAAGTGTAAACACTGCGGGAAAGCGTTCGCATCTCACGCTGCCCACGACAGCCACGTCCGGCGAACACACACCAAAGACAAACCCTTCTCCTGTGATGTGTGTGGCATTACTTTCCAAGACGCCCAAGAGCTGAAACATCACACGAAGACCCATAAAA AGCGGCCAGTTTTGGAAAACACTGTTCTTCCTGGAGACGAGAACAAGTTTTTCCCCACGGCTAAAGATCCTTCACACCCACAGAAACAAATTATTGATCCTTTCTCTTTTTCCGGAATGACCACCATCTCCTCCGAGTACAGACCCTGGAATTAA